The Cucurbita pepo subsp. pepo cultivar mu-cu-16 chromosome LG08, ASM280686v2, whole genome shotgun sequence genome contains a region encoding:
- the LOC111800487 gene encoding probable leucine-rich repeat receptor-like protein kinase At5g49770: MSAVLTLLLVAFFYAGIDTTISLTHFGDSAALVSLKNEWQNTPPSWGTSNDPCGAPWEGVLCNNSRVTALRLSAMGLKGKLGGDIGGLSELKSLDLSFNTDLTGSISPAIGKLQNLNILILAGCGFSGNIPEELGNLSKLSFLALNSNKFTGTIPPSLGKLSELYWLDLASNQLTGSIPVSTSESPGLDLLLKAKHFHFNKNQLSGSISPKLFRSEMVLIHILFDGNSLSGSIPPTLGLVKTLEVLRLDRNSLTGPVPSNLNNLTNVDELNLANNKLTGPMPNLTDMISLNYVDLSNNSFDSSAAPEWFSNLQSLTTLVVEHGSIQGSVPQAVFSLPQIQQIKLKNNSFNGTLSMGDTVSPQLQLVDLQSNGISEFTFGSEYTKTLMLIGNPVCTTDNTLSNTKYCQLRDHTTQPYSTSLLYCGSKLCPPDEKLNPQSCECAFPFQGTLYFRAPSFRELSNVTLFHLLELSLWTKLELTTGSVFIQNPFFNVDDYLQMELALFPPNGKYFNRSDIQRIGFALSNQTYKPPKAFGPFYFIASPYGFPDNAWRTEVSSVVIIGVAIGCAILVLGLIGVGIYAIRQKKRAEKAIVLSRPFASWAPSGDDSGGAPQLKGARWFSYDELKKCTNSFSMSNEIGSGGYGKVYRGVLVDGQVVAIKRAQQGSRQGGIEFKTEIELLSRVHHKNLLGLIGFCFEQEEQMLVYEFMPNGTLRDSLSGKSGIILDWKRRLRIAIGSARGLTYLHELANPPIIHRDIKSTNILLDEHLNAKVADFGLSKLVLDSQKGHVSTQVKGTLGYLDPEYYMTQQLSEKSDVYSFGVVMLELLTAKLPIQKGKYVVREVRTLMNKNEEEYYGLKQILDAAILNNTTAITGLGKFLELAMQCVEESAAERPTMSEVAKAIESILQSDGIGTNATTPSTSATEFGASKTAPTHPYNDPITKDTDDSKAFDYSGGHTLPTNVEPK, encoded by the exons ATGTCGGCTGTGCTAACGCTGCTACTTGTGGCTTTCTTCTACGCCGGAATTGATACCACCATTTCCCTTACTCATTTCGGCGATT CTGCGGCACTGGTGTCCCTGAAAAACGAATGGCAAAACACACCACCAAGCTGGGGAACATCAAATGATCCGTGTGGAGCTCCCTGGGAAGGAGTGCTTTGCAACAATTCAAGAGTCACTGCACT GAGATTATCAGCTATGGGCCTAAAAGGTAAACTTGGTGGTGACATTGGAGGCCTGTCTGAACTAAAATCATT GGACCTTTCGTTCAATACAGATCTCACTGGTTCGATCTCTCCGGCAATAGGGAAACTACAGAATTTGAATATCTT GATCCTAGCTGGGTGTGGCTTCAGTGGCAATATTCCTGAAGAACTGGGCAATCTTTCTAAGCTATCCTTCTT GGCGTTAAATTCTAACAAGTTCACCGGTACCATACCGCCATCTCTGGGAAAACTCTCCGAACTCTATTGGCTGGACCTAGCAAGTAATCAATTAACAGGCAGTATTCCTGTCTCAACTTCTGAATCTCCTGGTTTGGACCTCCTTCTGAAAGCTAAACATTT TCATTTCAACAAAAACCAGTTATCGGGTTCCATTTCGCCTAAACTTTTTAGATCTGAAATGGTGTTAATACACAT ATTATTTGATGGAAATAGTCTTTCTGGGAGTATCCCTCCAACTTTGGGACTTGTTAAGACCCTTGAGGTTCT TCGACTCGATCGGAATTCACTAACAGGACCAGTCCCATCAAATCTGAACAAcctaacaaatgttgatgaaTT GAATTTAGCCAACAATAAGTTGACTGGTCCAATGCCAAACTTAACTGATATGATCTCACTAAATTATGT GGACCTTAGTAACAACTCATTTGATTCATCAGCAGCTCCGGAATGGTTCTCAAATCTACAATCGCTCACCACTCT GGTTGTTGAACATGGTTCAATACAGGGATCTGTGCCACAAGCAGTCTTTAGCTTACCACAAATACAGCAAAT AAAACTGAAGAACAATTCATTCAATGGGACATTAAGTATGGGTGACACAGTTAGCCCACAGTTGCAGCTTGTTGATTTGCAAAGTAACGGTATTTCCGAATTTACCTTTGGTTCAGAATATACCAAAACTTTGAT GCTGATAGGGAATCCTGTGTGTACCACTGATAACACCCTCTCAAATACGAAATATTGCCAGCTTCGAGATCATACGACACAACCCTATTCCACCAGCCTTTTGTACTGTGGAAGTAAGTTGTGTCCTCCTGATGAGAAGTTAAACCCTCAGAGTTGTGAATGTGCCTTTCCATTTCAAGGGACTTTATACTTTAGAGCACCCTCGTTCAGGGAATTGTCGAACGTGACGTTGTTTCACTTATTGGAATTGAGTCTTTGGACCAAGCTGGAGCTTACGACTGGTTCGGTTTTTATTCAAAACCCTTTCTTTAATGTTGATGATTATCTTCAGATGGAGCTTGCTCTTTTTCCACCCAACGGAAAGTATTTTAATAGGTCGGATATTCAGAGGATTGGGTTTGCCTTGAGTAATCAAACCTACAAACCTCCCAAAGCATTTGGgccattttatttcattgcATCCCCCTATGGTTTTCCAG ACAATGCATGGCGAACTGAAGTCAGCTCTGTAGTGATAATTGGAGTAGCTATTGGTTGTGCCATTCTCGTTCTAGGACTCATTGGAGTTGGAATATACGCGATTCGCCAAAAGAAACGTGCAGAAAAGGCCATCGTATTGAGTCGGCCATTCG CTTCTTGGGCACCAAGTGGAGACGATAGTGGAGGTGCTCCACAGTTGAAGGGAGCTAGATGGTTTTCTTATGATGAACTTAAAAAATGCACAAATAGTTTCTCCATGAGCAATGAGATAGGATCTGGAGGATATGGCAAG GTATATAGAGGAGTGCTCGTGGATGGACAAGTAGTTGCGATCAAACGAGCTCAACAAGGATCAAGGCAGGGTGGCATTGAGTTCAAGACAGAAATCGAACTGCTTTCACGAGTTCATCACAAAAACCTTCTTGGCCTCATCGGATTTTGTTTCGAACAAGAAGAGCAGATGCTTGTTTATGAATTCATGCCTAATGGAACATTAAGAGATAGCCTATCTG GAAAATCTGGTATTATTCTTGATTGGAAGAGACGACTTCGTATTGCAATTGGGTCGGCCAGAGGATTGACTTACTTACACGAACTTGCTAATCCTCCCATAATCCATAGAGACATTAAATCGACCAACATTCTTTTGGACGAACATTTAAATGCAAAAGTTGCAGATTTTGGCTTGTCCAAGCTCGTCTTAGACAGTCAAAAGGGGCACGTTTCTACTCAAGTTAAAGGAACACTG GGCTATTTAGATCCTGAATATTACATGACTCAACAATTGTCTGAGAAAAGTGATGTATATAGCTTCGGAGTCGTTATGTTGGAATTGTTAACCGCTAAGCTGCCTATTCAAAAAGGAAAGTACGTAGTTCGTGAGGTGCGTACGTtgatgaacaaaaatgaagaagagtaTTACGGTCTGAAGCAGATCCTGGATGCCGCCATACTAAACAATACCACGGCTATTACCGGGCTTGGAAAGTTCTTGGAGTTGGCTATGCAATGCGTTGAAGAGTCAGCTGCAGAGCGCCCCACAATGAGTGAAGTGGCTAAGGCAATTGAGAGTATTTTGCAGAGTGATGGAATAGGTACAAACGCAACAACTCCATCCACATCTGCTACCGAGTTTGGGGCTTCCAAAACTGCTCCTACGCATCCCTATAATGATCCTATAACAAAGGACACTGATGACAGTAAGGCTTTTGATTACAGTGGAGGACACACTCTTCCAACAAATGTGGAGCCCAAATAG
- the LOC111799962 gene encoding ethanolamine-phosphate cytidylyltransferase gives MGATEGSMDPDAGSSENAQRWARFIATCLIGGTVIGVSLLGLHLGIPHQPSLKIWRRKKKPVRVYMDGCFDMMHYGHCNALRQARALGDQLVVGVVSDAEIIANKGPPVTPLNERMIMVNAVKWVDEVIPDAPYAITEDFMRKLFDEYKIDYIIHGDDPCVLPDGTDAYALAKKAGRYKQIKRTEGVSSTDIVGRMLLCVRERSISDTQNHSSLQRQFSHGHSQKLDDSGSRSGTRVSHFLPTSRRIVQFSNGKGPGPDARIVYIDGAFDLFHAGHVEILKHARAMGDFLLVGIHTDLNVSANRGAHRPIMNLHERSLSVLACRYVDEVIIGAPWEVSKDMITTFNISLVVHGTVAEINDFQKKEGNPYAVPISMGIFKILDSPLDITTTTIIRRIVSNHEAYQKRNEKKANSERRYYDDKAYVSGD, from the exons ATGGGTGCTACAGAAGGAAGCATGGATCCGGATGCTGGTTCCTCGGAAAATGCTCAACGTTGGGCGAGGTTTATAGCCACATGCTTGATTGGAGGGACAGTGATCGGGGTGTCGTTACTCGGCTTACATTTGGGGATTCCTCATCAGCCGTCGCTGAAGATATGgcggaggaagaagaagcccGTTCGTGTATACATGGATGGATGCTTCGACATGATGCACTACGGCCATTGCAACGCCCTCCGCCAGGCTAGAGCCCTCGGCGATCAATTGGTCGTAGGTGTCGTTAGCGATGCTGAAATTATTGCCAACAAAGGTCCTCCTGTTACTCCTCTTAACGAAAG GATGATTATGGTCAATGCCGTTAAATGGGTTGATGAAGTTATTCCGGACGCGCCCTATGCCATAACTGAAGATTTCATGAGAAAGCTATTTGACGAGTACAAGATAGATTATATCATTCATGGCGATGACCCTTGTGTTCTTCCTGATGGAACTGATGCTTATGCTCTTGCTAAGAAGGCAGGTCGTTACAAGCAGATCAAGCGCACAGAAGGAGTTTCAAGCACGGATATTGTAG GTCGCATGCTTCTTTGTGTAAGAGAGAGGTCTATTAGTGACACACAAAATCATTCGTCATTACAAAGACAGTTCAGTCATGGTCATAGCCAGAAACTTGATGATAGTGGATCTAGAAGTGGAACTCGCGTCTCTCATTTTTTACCAACTTCTCGTAGAATTGTTCAATTTTCCAATGGGAAG GGGCCAGGACCAGATgctcgcattgtttatatagATGGTGCATTTGATCTTTTTCATGCTGGACATGTGGAG ATTTTGAAGCATGCCCGAGCTATGGGAGATTTTCTTCTGGTTGGAATACATACTGATCTGAATGTCAG TGCTAACAGAGGAGCTCATCGCCCAATAATGAATCTGCATGAGAGAAGCTTGAGTGTTTTGGCATGTCGATATGTGGATGAGGTGATAATAGGTGCACCTTGGGAAGTTTCTAAAGACATG ATTACAACTTTTAACATTTCATTGGTAGTACATGGAACTGTAGCCgaaattaatgattttcaGAAG AAGGAAGGTAATCCATATGCTGTCCCTATTAGTATGGgcatcttcaaaattttagacaGCCCGCTAGATATCACAACAACCACTATTATTAGGAGGATTGTATCCAATCACGAGGCGTACCAG AAACGTAATGAAAAGAAGGCCAATAGCGAAAGAAGATACTATGACGATAAGGCTTATGTTTCGGGTGATTGA
- the LOC111799963 gene encoding histone acetyltransferase HAC1-like has product MDPELYKARIFMQEKIFEILLQRHQRPIDEIQKLKFKDIVKRLEEGLFKTAHTKDDYMNLDTLETRLHNLIKRSPPNNQNQQYQQVVSSSSTISQMIPTPGMAHSGNSKMMVASSDDSVISTSASLAPTTVSTGSIMPTGGINGGSFNRADGPLSNGYQQSPSYSVVSGGTISSAGAQRIASQMIPTPGFSNNINHISSNQSYVSRDSSSNGSGLPSVEPTGLSQVQLQKQHIGGQNNRILHNLGSQMGSGIRSGLQQKSYGFTNGAVNGSLGLIGGNVQLMKETSTSEGYLAVPSYGNLTKPVQQSFDQNDKSLVQGDGYGMNNTDSFGSENLYGSATSVGSMMTAHNLNSANLSSISKTSSSFSSNQSNFHGAQQGTHSPLIDGSDKMNFQPPLSSRENTIDSHTQQQFQQSHHQFQPQLFLQQSSVQKQQIQPQQHLLNNDSFSQVQLVSNLGSHVKQEPGGEHHSGPYQPQVTEHFPLPETHNQFQQNSSDDCVRNSQYLSVSSSQNDICSPLSQNSQQMQQFFHPHLSNSNSQNRFSNPAGALSDATLQGQWHPQSQDRNHRPGSIVHEQNVQSDFHRKVSGHDKMQCDNLPTEGSTIGHSVVTRTKSEPPNPPNATCQNNNSMRQFRNQQKWLLFMRHARRCGAPEGKCPERNCITVQKLWQHLDKCSSSQCRYPRCQHTKVLLHHHKQCKDPNCPVCIPVRSYIQSRKKVCVRNASDSNLQKSTNGFPKSCDTPDNSARFSLKTPQGTETSKDLQSSLKRMKIEQSSQSLVPESESSAVSTSAMSERPMSLDGQCQNYQHGDVTMAVKHEPVDVKMDVLQSSTLESHSDLKEANADNNCSHRSDGDLDELSSLPKQENVKIEKETESSMQDPSTHVSEPAVATKSGKPKIKGVSLTELFTPEQVREHILSLRQWVGQSKSKAEKNQAMEQSMSENSCQLCAVEKLTFEPPPIYCTPCGARIKRNAMYHTVGAGDTRHYFCIPCYNDARGDVIVVDGTTIPKSRLEKKKNDEETEEWWVQCDKCEAWQHQICALFNGRRNDGGQAEYTCPNCYIHEIERGERIPLPQSAVLGAKDLPKTILSDHIEQRLVRKLKHERLERARIQGKSYDEVPGADGLVIRVVSSVDKKLEVKQRFLEIFQEENYPFEFPYKSKAILLFQKIEGVEVCLFGMYVQEFGSECQFPNQRRVYLSYLDSVKYFRPEIKTHTGEALRTFVYHEILIGYLEYCKKRGFTSCYIWACPPLKGEDYILYCHPEIQKTPKSDKLREWYLSMLRKASKENIVVDLTNLYDHFFVSTGECKAKVTAARLPYFDGDYWPGAAEDLIYQLRQEEDGRKQNKKGMTKKTITKRALKASGQSDLSGNASKDLLLMHKLGETISPMKEDFIMVHLQHACSHCCILMVSGSRWVCNQCKNFQLCDKCYETEQKREEREKHPINQREKHPINQREKHILYPEEINDVPVDTKDKDEILESEFFDTRQAFLSLCQGNHYQYDTLRRAKHSSMMVLYHLHNPTAPAFVTTCNICHLDIETGQGWRCEVCPDYDVCNSCYQKDGGIDHPHKLTNHPSMVDRDAQNKEARQVRVLQLRKMLDLLVHASQCRSAHCQYPNCRKVKGLFRHGIQCKIRASGGCVLCKKMWYLLQLHARACKESQCHVPRCRDLKEHLRRLQQQSDSRRRAAVMEMMRQRAAELNNTG; this is encoded by the exons ATGGACCCTGAACTCTATAAAGCGCGTATCTTCATGCAAGAGAAAAT CTTTGAGATCTTATTACAGCGGCATCAACGACCCATTGATGAAATACAGAAGCTGAAGTTTAAGGATATCGTGAAGCGCTTAGAGGAGGGCCTTTTTAAAACTGCTCATACAAAG GATGACTATATGAACCTGGATACACTGGAAACTCGTTTGCATAATTTGATCAAGCGCTCGCCTCCAAATAATCAGAACCAGCAATATCAACAGGTGGTTAGTTCTTCTTCTACAATAAGTCAGATGATTCCAACTCCTGGTATGGCTCACAGTGGGAATTCAAAAATGATGGTTGCGTCTTCGGATGATTCCGTTATTTCTACTAGTGCTAGCTTAGCACCTACGACTGTTAGCACAGGAAGCATCATGCCTACTGGTGGAATAAATGGTGGCTCCTTCAATAGAGCTGACG GTCCCTTGTCGAATGGATATCAGCAGTCTCCTAGTTATTCGGTTGTTTCTGGCGGAACTATATCATCTGCTGGTGCACAAAGAATTGCTAGCCAAATGATTCCTACACCTGGCTTTAGTAATAATATTAACCATATAAGCAGCAACCAGTCTTATGTGAGCAGGGACTCTTCCAGTAATGGTAGTGGCCTTCCCAGTGTTGAACCGACAGGGTTGTCTCAAGTGCAATTGCAAAAGCAGCACATTGGTGGTCAGAACAATCGTATATTACACAATCTTGGTAGCCAAATGGGTAGTGGAATAAGGTCGGGTTTACAGCAGAAATCTTATGGGTTTACAAATGGAGCCGTAAATGGTAGCTTAGGATTAATTGGTGGTAATGTACAACTTATGAAAGAAACTAGCACCTCAGAGGGCTACCTAGCTGTCCCGTCTTATGGTAATTTAACCAAACCTGTACAACAATCCTTTGATCAGAATGATAAATCGTTGGTGCAAG GTGATGGATATGGAATGAATAATACCGATTCCTTTGGGTCCGAAAATCTTTATGGTTCTGCAACATCTGTTGGATCAATGATGACTGCTCACAACTTGAACTCGGCCAATTTGTCATCTATATCTAAAACCAGTTCATCTTTCTCCTCTaaccaatcaaattttcatGGAGCTCAACAGGGTACTCACTCCCCCCTCATTGATGGGTCAGATAAGATGAATTTCCAACCTCCGTTATCTTCCAGGGAAAACACCATTGATTCTCATACACAGCAGCAGTTTCAACAATCGCACCACCAATTTCAACCACAACTATTTCTTCAACAATCGAGTGTCCAGAAACAGCAAATTCAACCTCAGCAGCACCTATTGAATAATGATTCTTTTAGTCAGGTTCAGTTAGTGTCCAACCTAGGAAGTCATGTGAAACAGGAACCTGGTGGGGAGCATCACAGTGGGCCTTATCAACCACAAGTTACTGAACATTTCCCATTACCTGAGACGCATAACCAATTTCAACAGAATTCTAGTGATGACTGTGTGAGGAATTCTCAATATCTTTCTGTTTCATCTAGCCAGAATGATATTTGCTCCCCGCTTTCTCAAAACTCTCAACAGATGCAGCAATTTTTTCACCCGCAtctatcaaactcaaattctCAAAATCGTTTTAGCAATCCTGCTGGGGCTCTATCAGATGCAACTTTGCAAGGTCAATGGCATCCTCAATCACAAGATAGAAATCACAGGCCAGGGAGCATTGTTCATGAGCAAAATGTCCAAAGTGATTTCCATAGAAAGGTATCTGGTCACGATAAAATGCAATGTGATAATTTACCTACGGAAGGATCAACAATTGGGCACTCTGTTGTAACTAGAACTAAATCTGAGCCTCCTAATCCCCCTAATGCAACCTGTCAGAATAACAATAGTATGCGCCAGTTTAGAAATCAGCAGAAATGGCTTCTGTTCATGCGACATGCCCGTCGCTGTGGAGCTCCTGAAGGGAAATGTCCAGAGCGTAACTGTATCACTGTTCAAAAACTGTGGCAACATCTTGATAAATGCAGTTCTTCTCAATGCAGATATCCCCGTTGCCAACATACCAAGGTATTGCTTCATCATCACAAGCAATGTAAGGATCCAAACTGTCCTGTTTGCATTCCTGTCCGAAGCTATATCCAGAGCCGAAAAAAAGTGTGTGTCCGCAATGCATCTGATTCAAATTTGCAAAAATCAACCAATGGATTCCCCAAATCCTGTGATACTCCAGATAATTCCGCTAGGTTTAGTTTGAAGACTCCTCAGGGTACTGAAACTTCAAAAGATCTGCAATCTTCTCTTAAACGCATGAAGATAGAGCAATCTTCTCAGTCTCTTGTTCCTGAGAGTGAGAGTTCGGCAGTTTCAACCTCTGCTATGAGTGAAAGACCAATGTCTTTGGACGGACAGTGCCAAAATTATCAGCATGGTGATGTTACTATGGCTGTTAAGCATGAGCCTGTAGATGTAAAAATGGATGTACTGCAGAGTTCTACTCTCGAAAGCCATAGTGATTTGAAGGAGGCTAATGCAGACAATAATTGCAGCCATAGGTCTGATGGTGACCTTGATGAGCTTTCTAGTTTACCAAAGCAAGAGAatgttaaaattgagaaagagACAGAGTCAAGCATGCAAGATCCTTCAACACATGTCAGTGAGCCTGCAGTCGCCACCAAGTCTGGCAAGCCAAAAATTAAAGGGGTGTCACTAACTGAGTTGTTCACTCCTGAACAAGTGAGAGAACATATCCTTAGTCTCAGACAGTGGGTTGGCCAG AGCAAATCCAAGGCTGAGAAGAATCAAGCAATGGAACAATCAATGAGTGAGAATTCCTGTCAATTGTGTGCAGTTGAGAAACTTACTTTTGAGCCACCACCTATATATTGCACGCCATGTGGTGCTCGTATAAAGAGAAATGCAATGTATCATACGGTAGGTGCTGGTGATACACGgcattatttttgtattcctTGTTACAATGATGCTCGTGGAGATGTTATAGTTGTTGATGGGACTACCATTCCCAAATCAAgattagagaagaagaaaaatgatgaagaGACTGAGGAATGG TGGGTTCAATGTGATAAATGTGAAGCATGGCAGCATCAGATCTGTGCTCTGTTCAATGGTCGAAGAAATGATGGCGGTCAAGCCGAGTATACTTGTCCAAATTGTTAcattcatgaaattgaaagAGGAGAGCGCATACCATTACCTCAAAGTGCAGTTCTTGGTGCCAAAGACTTGCCTAAAACAATTCTTAGCGATCACATAGAACAACGGTTAGTTAGGAAATTGAAACATGAAAGACTGGAAAGGGCAAGAATTCAAGGAAAAAGTTATGATGAG GTTCCTGGAGCAGATGGACTTGTCATTAGAGTTGTTTCCTCGGTTGACAAAAAGTTGGAAGTTAAGCAAAGGTTTCTAGAAATttttcaagaagaaaattatcCGTTTGAGTTCCCTTACAAATCTAAG GCAATTCTATTGTTTCAGAAGATCGAAGGCGTTGAAGTGTGCCTATTTGGCATGTATGTTCAAGAATTTGGGTCTGAATGTCAGTTTCCTAATCAGCGTCGTGTTTATCTCTCATACCTTGATTCAGTGAAGTATTTCAGACCTGAGATTAAGACACACACTGGGGAGGCTCTTCGCACTTTTGTTTACCATGAAATTCTG ATAGGATACCTTGAATATTGCAAAAAACGGGGATTCACAAGCTGCTATATATGGGCATGTCCTCCATTGAAGGGTGaagattatatattatattgcCATCCAGAAATCCAGAAAACACCAAAATCTGATAAACTTCGGGAGTG GTATTTATCAATGTTGAGAAAAGCTTCCAAGGAAAATATTGTTGTTGATCTCACTAATCTATATGACCATTTCTTTGTCTCTACTGGTGAGTGTAAGGCTAAGGTCACTGCGGCAAGGTTGCCGTATTTTGATGGTGATTATTGGCCTGGTGCTGCGGAGGATTTGATTTATCAGCTTCGCCAAGAAGAGGATGGAAggaaacagaacaaaaaaggAATGACTAAAAAGACGATCACAAAGAGAGCTTTAAAAGCATCTGGGCAGTCTGACCTTTCTGGTAACGCGTCAAAGGATCTGCTACTAATGCATAAA CTTGGTGAAACCATTTCTCCAATGAAGGAAGATTTTATCATGGTTCATTTACAGCACGCTTGCAGTCACTGTTGTATTCTGATGGTATCTGGAAGTCGTTGGGTTTGCAACCAATGCAAAAACTTCCAGCTTTGTGATAA GTGCTATGAGACAGAACAAAAAcgtgaagaaagagagaaacatCCCATAAaccaaagagaaaaacatcccataaatcaaagagaaaaacataTCCTCTATCCT GAAGAAATCAATGACGTGCCTGTTGATACCAAGGATAAAGATGAGATTCTTGAGAGTGAATTTTTTGACACCAGGCAAGCATTTTTGAGTTTGTGTCAAGGAAATCATTATCAGTATGATACTCTTCGGCGGGCTAAGCATTCTTCAATGATGGTTCTATACCATCTTCATAATCCAACTGCACCTGCTTTTGTCACAACTTGCAACATATGTCATCTGGACATAGAAACTGGTCAAGGTTGGCGTTGTGAAGTTTGCCCTGATTATGATGTATGTAATTCTTGTTACCAAAAGGATGGTGGCATTGATCATCCCCATAAGTTGACTAATCATCCTTCCATGGTTGATCGAGATGCACAAAATAAAGAAGCTCGGCAAGTTCGAGTCTTACAG CTTAGAAAAATGCTCGATCTTCTGGTGCATGCGTCTCAATGTCGTTCAGCACATTGTCAGTATCCAAATTGTCGGAAGGTGAAGGGGCTTTTTCGACATGGGATACAATGCAAAATACGTGCCTCTGGTGGTTGTGTTCTCTGCAAGAAAATGTGGTATCTCCTTCAACTACACGCTCGAGCTTGCAAAGAATCTCAATGCCATGTACCCCGTTGCAG AGATCTCAAAGAACACTTAAGGCGGCTGCAGCAGCAATCAGATTCACGAAGAAGAGCAGCTGTGATGGAAATGATGAGACAGAGAGCTGCAGAACTTAACAATACCGGGTAA